Below is a window of Impatiens glandulifera chromosome 2, dImpGla2.1, whole genome shotgun sequence DNA.
GCTATTCAGGTCACTATTTTACTTCTGAAAAAGTATGATCCTCCAGTTCTTGTGTGTGCTCTCAATGAGGTTTTGGCATCAATAAAAGATGAAAAGTCATCAGTCTCTCCCACTATTGTATTGCCAATAGTTGTTCCATCATCAAATCTAAAAGTGGAAAAGAGATCGACTCCAGCCAACCATGTTTCGGTTTATGGTTTGCAAGTGGGTGTAGATACAGAAACAATTCGGGCAGTTATAGGCAAGACTGAGAATCCCCCACCATCATTACAGGTCCATCATGAACATTTGGCATGCTTTCTTCATCTGGTTCGTGCCTTGAAATTTCCATCATGTGTCCTTATTGGGCAGAGTGGTCAAAACATGTCAAGTAACAATTTGAAAGAAGAGATCGAGGTAAATTTTCCCCAAAAtagctatatttttttttgtcatgcAACCCCTTAAAATAGCTAAGGGAATGACAATAATACCCATGGAATTTTTccttattattcaaaaatagcTTTTGAGTTTTGATCACATTGTCTTAGGTTTCAATGGTCTTTTTGTTATTGAAGGTCTATATGTAGGCATGTGAATGGGCTCGACAGTTTTAACCAAATCTACAAATTGGGTGTATTTGTATATAAAACACACAAAAATCCTGGATCCAGAAACCAGAAACGTATTAGAACAAGAttatgtttggaaactaaaattgaaaaatatattggtTGCTTCTCATCTGGATCTGCTCCCCCAATTTTGTTTCAGATGATATGCCAGATGGGTGAGGTTTTGACAAGCATTTCTCAGCTGTCTTTCCTTAGAGAGAAAGTGACATGGAACCCAACTAAGACATCAAAAGAGACAAAGGAGGCATGGCGTGCATTATATGGGTAAATCCTTAAATTTGtgctcttctgaagcttacgaTGAGTCGTCACATCCGGTAGGTTATTAAGTCAAAATTCGCTTTCAAATAGGCTTGTTTGCTTCTTTGTTATTAGCACTTCTGATGAGCAATGTGCCAGAAGGAATACTTACTTGTTTTCATTCTGAATTTTGTTCATTGCATCATAAATTTAAGGAAAATGGAGATATCTAATGTTTTCAACCTTATTTAAGCAATTCTCTAAATTATActagtattatttaaatttatggtACCGATAATCAAACTCATTGTATTTTCTGTTACAAGTTAAACTTGGTCCTGTAAGAGACAAATAGTTGTACCATAACATCAGTTGTTCCTATGTCCAATTAATAGTCTACATGACCATGTTCTTGAGAATCTTGACATTATTGTTGGCCATTCTCACCCAAAATTGATCCAAATAATGCTTTATGTGTGTTATATATGtagttaaaatttaatgtatCTGCTGAGAAACTAGATCTCggatatatatttaactaaagcTGGCAACTGACAGGATGTTACCTCATTTGGTGGagccttatttttttttttctttgatctATTTATTTTAGCCTATTGTAACTTATATTCTTTCCCACTAGGTTATTCAATTGACAAAAGTCCTTTTACTAAAAACGTTGGGGGTGATATGACTTTGGAATTTTGATCTTGCTTAACTTTCCAAATTGGAAAAAATGTTATTCCatagaaaaattgaaaattatatatatatatatatatatatatatatatatatatatatatatacctcctagacctagagcttgtttgaaatgatttttttaggattttattaagttttttagaaaaaaaatttgttacaTCAAtgttattttaacaaaaaaaatcaagtatTTCATCAACTAGTTTTGGTtggagtttatttaaaaaaaattgatgtgtGATAGATTTTGAGAGTGAGTTATAACtttataagagtattaatatatattataaaaaaaattatataaatggaaagtatttttaaattttgattaataaattgagtgagtggtttatgaataaaatgatatttgattatattttaagcTATAAAAACATGACaatagaataaatattaaaatagttttattaaattttaaataaaaacaaacaaacagaaaAACCTTCAAATAACAAACAAGatgtaaaaaacaattaaaaaaattcaaagattAGTTTGTCTACAGTAAGTCTTAAAATTACATATCTGTTGGGATGTTTCCCCACAAATGATGTACATGTCACCAAACACAAGCTCTTAAAAGACTGTGTTGGGTCTACTTTTGTGTTGTTTTGCACATGGATTTGAATCCCTAAAATACATAGgaccttgtttgatattggatCCTTTCTATGGGGGAGTATTACTATatctttatttgataaaaaatatgtggGTTTGTTAGTTTTCTGGGTTGAAATGTACAtgtataaaaaagttatttaagattattttaggatgaattattaaaatgtctttttaaaatgtaatatatttttatattttagttattaattaatttgatgagtaaataaacacttaaagtttttttttgaaaaaacccaaaatatattatttttttctaaaaacccTTAATTCAAACAGTGTGTGACAGTGAAATGCAATAATTTGCAAAAGGCATCACCCTTTTTGGGACATAAACAAACACTGACTGACATGGTAAGCTGACAAAATCACATGAAGAGCTCCTCCTCCTAATAGTGGTTGTTGGAGCTACCTATTATAGAACTAAAGTaaccaagaagaagaagaactatAAACAGGTTCATACTTCATTCATACTCAACTATGTATGATGTCCTACTCCTATCAtttattataatacattttcataataataaacattataaattatattcgtttcatattttatacaaatattcttattactcttttagttgtttcttactaaaatattttttctccttgaaagaaaattgaaaatctTAGGATTCTGAACAACCATTCTTATGCGAAATAATTGAATTCTCATAATTGAAAAGTAGAATGTGTTCTTACGAGAAATAATTGGGAGAGAGAATTAcactgaaaaaataacaaatttttaatgATTGGGAGAGAGAATTACGTGACATAAtgctaaaaaaataacaaattttctctcATTTGTGTTTGTTCTTTTTTCAATTAGTGATTTAATGACACGTCATTCATTCCCTATTTTCGCTCTCAaataagaaaagagaaaaaaatactcCATTCTTACTTATACTTGATTAGGGGTGGAAAAAATTAccaatattataggtatatcgaaaataccgtaccgtaatatatcgaaaatattgatttttaaggtatatataaaaaaaaaataaggtatGGTatcgataccaaaattattggtatggtaaagatatgagattttttaaaattttggtatatcgagatataccaaaataccgaga
It encodes the following:
- the LOC124926042 gene encoding uncharacterized protein LOC124926042, with amino-acid sequence MKVAPKLIFLFRDDDGFASTISNALQPSPNSSIQRFEETFELSLERYGIKDHNASGDAIHFVDGNGQYEVTILLLKKYDPPVLVCALNEVLASIKDEKSSVSPTIVLPIVVPSSNLKVEKRSTPANHVSVYGLQVGVDTETIRAVIGKTENPPPSLQVHHEHLACFLHLVRALKFPSCVLIGQSGQNMSSNNLKEEIEMICQMGEVLTSISQLSFLREKVTWNPTKTSKETKEAWRALYG